In Ursus arctos isolate Adak ecotype North America unplaced genomic scaffold, UrsArc2.0 scaffold_29, whole genome shotgun sequence, the genomic stretch TCCATGTCTGAAGGGAGGAACCAAAAACACTGAGAACCCACTCAAAGCAGGATAAGGGAATGGAGGTAACAGGATCAGAACAGCCACGGGCTGGCCACCCATTCTGTCCTGGTAAGAAGGGATAAGGAGATTGCAAAATGGGTAAGAAAATCCTCTCACCAGCAGCTCAAGGCTGTAATCCTGGGCCTCTGCTTCCCTAAGCTCTGTTCTATTTTCACTCCTCTTTCCTAGGGGCAGTCCCCATTGGCTGCAAGGGTTTAGCAGGGACTTAACACCGGGTCTCCGGTATCTCCTGGATTTGGTAGTGGGGTTGCACAGCCCCCCATTACCTTCATCCCTCTGCTCACCTCCTCCCGACATTTCCCTGCTCTGTCGGATTCATCAGACCCTCTTTGCTCAGCTCGGGACAACTCTGGCTGTGAGCAAGGAGGGCCCAGGGTTAGAAAGCCTAGCCACCCCTGCCTCCACCGTGGGTGCCAGCCCCCACAGGCCTGGGAGATGGGCAATGTGATGGACGGGAAGTCGGTGGAGGAGCTGAGCAGCACCGAGTGCCACCAGTGGTACAAGAAGTTCATGACCGAGTGCCCCTCGGGTCAGCTCACCCTCTATGAGTTCCGCCAGTTCTTCGGCCTCAAGAACCTGAGCCCGTCCGCCAGCCAGTATGTGGAGCAGATGTTTGAGACCTTTGACTTCAACAAAGTGAGCAGAGGTCTGGGTGGGGGGCGCTGGAGGCCCGGCcagtgaggggctgggagggcgCAGGTGCCGGAACCTGGCCTCTGCCGGAGGAGGGGGCgtgcttctctgtgtgtctggGGCTACGTTAGGGAGTCAGCTGATCTCAtgttcactgagcacctgctgggacTCAGGCACTGGGGGTTCAAAAAGGAACCAGACCCCATCTGCGCCCTCACCTTCCAGGGGAAGACAGAGGGGCCCACAGGTTAGTGTACCCAGAGACCCAGCCTCATGGCTTCCTCCGCCTCGTCCACACACACGTCTCGGTTTACTCCAGAGCAAGTGCAAACCCTTACAAGACAGTCGTCGAGCACCTATTAAGCGCTGGGTGCTATACCTGGCGCTTTTGCCCAGGCCTTTGGAGGCTCACAggtgcaggaggagggggagcggagaggagagagcagggtgATACGCCTCCAGCCCCGGCTGGCCTGGCCCAGGCAGGCCCGTGTTACGTGGGTCGTCCCTGATGCTCTGGGGACAAGTCAGGCTGCCTGGTCGCTGGGACGTCCAGGTGCTCCCGACTCCAAGGTGCCCAATGACCTCAGCTCACCTTCTCTCAAGTGGGTATGAAGTTCTGCACGATGGTCAAAGGGTACTCTCCCTGAGTCATCACCGGGACACGGGTGAGGACTTCCTGATCGGCTAGAGGGAGCATGGGGGGGCTGGGCACAGTGAGTTAGGGCCCTTAGTTTTCATCAGCTGGGTGGCCGTGCGCCCAACATCTCCCCATCAATCCTCCGCTCAGTACCCGCGTCTGCCATGATGTTGAGAGCACGAGTTAAGATGTTTGTTGGTTTCAAGAGCAAATCTTCCATTTATTTGGAGCAATTTGGTCAAGACGCAGTGGTAGAAGGACCCAAATCGACAAacctgtctccccaccccactgggcTCCACCCAGGATGTGATGATGCCCTACCATGGGTCCACTTCAAGCTGGGGACAGGCTGCCCAGCTTTCTCggtccccctccctgcccagaagGTCCAAACACCATTGTGGGCGGGGCTTCTAAGGACAGCTGGGGCTCAGAGGCTATTTAAAACTCAGTAATATTTAGGGTCAAGGGGCCAAAGCAGATTATGGACTTTGAGTCCCAACCTCAAGGGCAGCATCCTGGTGCCCAGTGGCTTTCCTAGAGGGGGTGCTGGGGAGCAGGGTACTGGAGCCCATGGCATGGAGACCAGAAGGGATGGCATCAGCATGCTGGGccccccaggtgctccagaaGAAGGAATAATTCCTGAACAGGAGGGAGGAAAGTCAGTGGTGGAGCCTCAAAACTTTATGCCCAAAATACCGAAACATCTCAGCTTCTCACCTGCTAAGGAAACCCTTTCTCCAGAAGGACCCCCTAAAATCACATGTATGACACCAGCGAGGGACAACCCGCCAACCCTGTACTTGCAAGCATCACCTCCACTGTCCCACACCTGACTTCCTTGATTACGCCACGCACACCTTCACCTTGGGGCCTTTGTGATGCCTGCGACCCTCTTCCTACAGAATTCTGCTTGGCTCACACCTTCCCCCGCTACAAGTCTCTGCCCCAAATGTCTCCTTCCACTGACACCTGCCCTGATCTCTGGGTTGAAACCCTGTTTAACTGGGGTAGCCCCTACCCCTGCATTTCCTATCCCactgcccccctcaccccaccgCAGAGCACATCTCATCTTCTAAGATGTGTTGAATAACATTTAGCTACTGtgtttgttgtctgtctccccGCTGGAATGTGAGCTCCAGGaggacagagatttttgtctgtctGGTTCAATagtgtatccccagcacctagaacagtgcctggaccACGGTAGGTGCTTAACAAGTATTTGTtatatgagtgaatgaatatagGAGAAATCATGAGTTCTATGGGCACATTTGCGTTTTATAATACACATTAATTTACAtacataattattaaaacaaagagTATCTTCGTAACATCTAAAGGGCCTCACAAAGACCAACGGTGTAAATCCCACCTGGGGCAGTATTGCCTTCTACCCACTGTCATGAGCGCAGAGCAGTGTAGATCGCGACGTGATGGGACACCAGAGCGGGAAGTTAAACGGGGCTGTGCAAACGATGGCCTGTGGgcccatttttataaatgaagctTCTGAGAACACACCGGGCTCACTTGTTTGCACGTCCCCCAAACTGAAATATTTGCTCTCTGGCCCTTCACAGCAAGCGTTGGCCAGCCCGTTCCTGAGTTAGCAGGCAGTCGCATCCTGGGGGACTGTGCTGGGAGGGCAGGGTTGGGGGTGCAGCAGTGTGAGTGGGGAGTGTGCCCGGGGGATAAGCAAGTACTTTGCTTACTTCGGATTTTGCCTGGGCTTGGCCGTGCCGGCGCTCACACAGGTGCGCACAGATCCATGGAAAGCTTCACCCCGCCGCGTCTGAGCCCCGGGTAGGATTTAGGCCATGCCTTTCCAGCCAAGGCTCGCTCGTTCACTGGTTGTGGGGTCTAACTCCTCTCCACTGCGGTTTCCATCTGAAAATGGGGACGAACATCCCACCTCCCAGGGGGGGTCGTGAGATTAAATGACGGAAGCAAATAAAACACCGGCAGGAAAGAAGTTAGTATCCTGCGGTATCATCGCTCAATCTCACCCAACCACAGCCTCGAAAAGCGGGCCCTGTCGTTCCCTACGTCCAGCTGAGGAACCGAGACTCAGAGAGGCCCTtcacttgtccaaggccacacctCCCCTAAGACGTCAGTTAGCTCTTTCTGGCACGAGAGCCCCTAGTGTTCCATTGACCCTTTTTAgccattttttgaaaaaattatgaaagtaatTTTGTACAGCTCGCTGTAAACATTTCCCAcaatagagagaaaaaaacccaaaagtaaGGTGTCCTCGCCCCGTGTCCTCTTGCCCAGGGGAAACTCCTTGGCcgtttttcttgcttctctgagCATTgtggcatggggggggggcttgctCTGTTCTGAGGACAACGCCGGGGGTGGTGGGACAAGGATGGAATGAGCTAAGGCGCACGTGAAAGCTTACGAACACCGCACAAATGTTCACTATGATCACGACACCCGCTGTGGCCTCACCTGAGGACCAGGGTGGGCACAGAGCCAGGAGATCTCAGAGGCCATCCTGCCTAGCCTCTGCTTGCATGCTTTCAGTGACAGGGAGCTCATTACTGCGTGAGGCTGGCCCGTCCGCCAGGGCAAATCTGCCGATTAGAGGTCTTCCTTCTGACCCCAAATATGCCTCTGGGTAACTTCCCAGTTCCAGAGCCGGGGTTGTGAGTAAGTGGAGGAACAGGGGCTGGACTCCAAGTTCACACGCTCTGAATCCTGTGCTCCTTACCTTAGAGTGCTCGGCCTTCCTGCAAAACACAGGcttcctctcccagcctccctgagATGGGCAGAGGCAGGCCTACGTTGCCCGCTTCCCTGACGCCACTGGTGGGGCTGGCGGGGGGGGCAGAGGGTCAGCCTGTGAAATTTGGGGGGCCCTGGAGAAACACCTCACAGGCATGTCCTGTGCTACTCTCTTGCATGGTCAACCCCTCCCAGACTCCAGGGCATCACCTCTCCCAGGaagcctccctgagcctctccTCCGCCCCTGTCCTGGCAGAGTCCTGTGATCTTGTCCTGTGATTCCATAAAGTCCAGTCCAGACATGCTGTCACTGCATTACAGCATGATGGCACagtgatctctctcttttttttaaagacgtttatttatttgacagagagagacagagcacaggcagggagagcagcaggcagagagagagggagaggcaggctccccactgggcagggagtccgatgcgggactctatcccaggatgctgggatcatgactcaagctgagggcagatgcttagctgactgagcccccccccgcccccgcgccctAGTGACGGCTCGTAGAAGCGACCCTACTGAGTGCAGTAGCAGTAAGAGCTaccatttcctgagcacctgctatgtgccagccAGTGTTGAGGGCTGCAGGTCCACGTAATCCCGCCACAATCCCACGGAGGGAGGTGCTATTATAactattacagatgaggaaatcgaggGCCAGAGACATTGAGTTCTTTGTCCAGATCCCACAGCTCTGAGAGCGTGAAGGCAGGATTCAAACCTGCACCCCAACATGGCACTCCCTCAGGGCGGGTTCATATCTTACTGAGTTCTGAAGCCTCTGTCACCGAGGGTAGGACGTGCTCAGTAAAGGgagaagaatgaagggaagaggaagagaggggttCCTTGCCTCCCTATCTACCCCTGCCCACTCCCCCCCTCAGAAAACTACTCCTTTCCCTGGGGGTtctgttccccctcccccacctccacacacctTCTTGCAGCCCGAAGGGCTCAAGTGGGAGAGTCACATGGGAGCAGCCAGTGACCGCTGGCACCAAAATGCCAGTGAAGAGAGAGCACCACCGTTCACACCCCgggtgggcggggggcgggggttggtTCACCAGAGCTGCTGGCAGCCTCTGGGGCAGGCCGGGTGGGCTGCCTGGAGGCAGGGACAGAATTGGTGGGGCCACGCAGGAAGAGTCCTGGGGCCTCTCTGGGGCTCGGGCTCAAGGCGGCCGCGCCTCTCGCCCAGGACGGCTACATCGACTTCATGGAGTACGTGGCCGCGCTCAGCCTGGTCCTCAAGGGGAAGGTGGAACAGAAGCTGCGCTGGTACTTCAAGCTCTACGACGTCGATGGCAACGGCTGCATTGACCGCGACGAGCTGCTCACCATCATCCGGGTAACTCCAGGTGCAGAGGGCCCGGCCGGGCCGGGGGCAGCGGCCCGAGTGGACCCGGAGCTGCCAGCCAGCCTGAGGGCGGGTGTGGTGGGTCTTCAGCCGGCAGAACTGTAATCTCAGAAGGGGACACATTGGGACTGAGGATccggcaggggcggggggagggtgcACGCTGCGTGACCCGGGCCACGGGCCGTCCActccctgggcctctgtttttccatctgtacCGAGACAAGCTCCTAAACCCCAGCGCTGCCTCTAGTGCCCACTCGGGCGCCACTGAGGCCGAGCGAGGATGGGGcctctcactctttctccccAGGCCATCCGAGCCATTAACCCCTGCAGCGACTCGACCA encodes the following:
- the GUCA1A gene encoding guanylyl cyclase-activating protein 1: MGNVMDGKSVEELSSTECHQWYKKFMTECPSGQLTLYEFRQFFGLKNLSPSASQYVEQMFETFDFNKDGYIDFMEYVAALSLVLKGKVEQKLRWYFKLYDVDGNGCIDRDELLTIIRAIRAINPCSDSTMTAEEFTNTVFSKIDVNGDGELSLEEFIEGVQKDQMLLDTLTRSLDLTRIVRRLQNGEQEEGGEGAGGGETEAAG